Below is a genomic region from Candidatus Thorarchaeota archaeon.
TGTCTCCAATCTTCTCGTCAAAGAGCATGTTCAGAGTGTACCTCTTTATGCCGCGGTTAGTGCCCATGGCCATCTCACCCAGTCGACGGGAACCCGGGTCAACCTCCAAGATGGTCTTGAGCGTCGCCTCTTCCTTTTCTGCAGAGAAGTCGAC
It encodes:
- a CDS encoding aminopeptidase yields the protein VDFSAEKEEATLKTILEVDPGSRRLGEMAMGTNRGIKRYTLNMLFDEKIGDTIHCALGNAYRECNGVNQSAVHVDMVKSMIHGEIVAGDEVIYRQGKYFYE